ATACATATATTCCTTCCTATACCACTAACCCCGATTAGTTTGCTTGGACTCTCGATCCACGAGTAACATtcaccatcaaatcactttataACCACTTACTCACATCCTCAGAACCCTCCTTTAATTGGATATGGAAACTTCATCTCCCACCAAAAATTAAGCACTTCCTTTGGTTGACTAAGCTATAATTGCCTCCCTACTGCCTCACATTATCATCACATAGGCATCTTCCGAGACGCCACATGTGCCTTATGCCTTACCAGCTCCAAAACAATTCCGCATTTATTCCTCCACTGTCCAGTAGCAGTACAACCATTGTCAACCTTCTCCATATTACCAGAAATCATAAAACTCGATAGTATTGTCGCCCCCTATAACATGGCTACAAAAACTCATTTTGCATTCCTCATACCATATCTATACGTTTCCCTATGCAAATAAAGTGGCACCCTCCTAGTGTAGATTCCTTTTAAATACTGATAGTTCCGCTGCACAACACACTAACCAACGAGGGCATTGATGGAGTCATCCGTGACTCATCGTGTAACTGGATTTTGGGCTTCGCAGGTCACCGCTTTATTCATGGGACCATTGAAGCTGAACTGCTTGCACTCTACCATGGACTAAAATTGTCCTTCACTCATGGCTACACACCCCTTGAAGTCAACTTAGACGCCAAGGCTATTATTACTCTACTACATACCTCCCATCCACTTTATGCTAACATTATCTTTGATTGCAGGTCTCTGGTCGCCCAACTGGATGATTCAGTCATACTTCATACGTACAGGAAGCAAAACCAAGTGGCTGACTCACAAGTCAAACCTGGTTGCCAGATAGACAGTTCACCAAGCATCATCGTTTTTGCTCAACCACCACCTTTTGTTTAGAAGACGCTAACAGAAGACCGTTCGGGAACGCTTTTTGTTAGACAGGTTCAACCTAACTGCCGGCCCAGCACCTTTGGCAGGCCTTTTTGTAACCCACCGGAAACGGCTTCCCCTAATACTAGTTTCCAACATGCATCCCCTTTTTGTTACGACCCATCCCGAGGTCGCTCCCCTAGGCCATTGTGTATGTTGCCTCCTGCTCCTTGTAACGTTCAACCTTAATATTATATATTAAGTATCTtttgaaccaaaaaaaaaaagatctcgTGCGACCTATCCCACAAAATTACTTTAACAATATAGAACTATGGTTAGTCTCGTCCAAGCACCTTTTAGTATTCCTTCGCGTATTGAAGAAAATGTTGTTGTAATTTCATTCTCTTgcttaattttgaattatttttttaatttgttgctttgtttctccttgcaaataaaaaaatataaattttagtcGATTGGAAGATAGTTTAACAACTTCAAAAAAGGGTGCTGCAGGTTTTTTTTTTCCTCGATGAAAAGGTTTTGATTTAATATGACACTAGAAAAAAACTTCTTATGTCTAGGAAAATTAGAGAAGTTTTGTAACCTtatcaatattttatttttattttttggggctGGGttcttttcaaaaatcattttcCTGTTTTCCACCTAGGTTTTCTCTCAAAAAGTTTACAATATTTTTTCTGGCAAAAACAGCTTGCTCCCACTAAGGTTGACAATGTACCACTATTTTAATTtaaaccaaaaatccaaaaaacggAAATCATATCGAACGATAGCCACGAATTGGAAGCAGTGGAAACAATGAACCTTCTAAGCCAAGCTCCCGCCGGAGCTTTATCGGCAACTCATCGTTGTTCCCTCAAATTCACTCACCCAATTCCTCCGCTCTTCTCCAATCGCCGCCCCACTAAACTTTCCACTACTAACCCAATTCACGGCCCAAAAGATCGCCCTAAACCCCTCACTCTTGCTAACGCTGAATCTTCTTCCGGCGCCGGCGCTCCTCGTCAAACTAATACTGCTACTACTAGTACTAGTGGATCAAATAATGGGTCAACTTCTTTCGGCTCAGATGATGGAATCACTTTCGTGGGCCAAGATACTGTTCCTCTTGAAGGTGTTATCCAGTTTGAGAAACCCAATTCTTCTTCCTTTAGTGATAAACTCAACAAATGGGGGTAAGTCTTTGTTTATCTGATTAGTACTTCCTCTTTCCCAATCTACGTGATGCACTTTTCTATTAGTCTGTCCCCCTTTCAATCTGTagaaaaaaattaacttttttttacccttaatgagatgattACATACGGAGTATGTAATACTGTTGTTACTGAGTATTGGTTTTAAACGTGCCCGAAATGGAGTGGGGTGGATAGTGAGGACTGAGGtgtaattgttgttgtgttgtttgtatGTGATTGTGTTGTTCAttgggatttttttttctttatgaaTTTGTGGATTTTCAGTTGGGTGGCATTGTTAGCTGGTGGAGATGTAGCGGCTCTATTGTTTTTTTCTGCAATTGGAAGGTTCAGTCATGGCTTCCCTGTTTTTGATCCCGACACGCTGCGAACTTCTGATCCTTTCATTGCTGGTTGGAAAATTGATATGTTATGCTTATCTCTCTAAGTTATTATGTATTCTTGAACATAAAGATTGAATTTTTAATGATGATTGTGTTCCTTAGGTTGGTTTTTGAGCGCATATTTCCTTGGAGGATATGGGGAGGATGGTCGAGGAAAGAATGATTTTTTTAAGGCTTTCATTGCTGCTACCAAATCATGGTCATTAGGCATTCCGGTTAGTCCTTTTTATATACCAGTTGATTGGATACTATAATTTATAGATATTTATTGGTTATTCTTCTCATTATCTGGTGGTTACCAAACAAATCCAATATATGGGTGACTGGTATTTGGTCAACCTTGCTTCCAATTTACAAGTCTAGATAGTTATACATCTTGCAGCTTCTCTAACATGAAAATTTAAAATCTCAGTTGAATGCTTTCTATTCACCATTTTCTACTATTTACTAGTTGTAAGCTGTGGTTGTTAGTTAACTATCGCAGAGCTAGATATTAATGGCGGGGAAGTCATCCGCATGTGATGATTGAAGGTAAAAGGCAAGAAAGAGGAACAAAAAGGAAGCAGACGAAGGAAAATGACAAAGGAAGACTTCTTCCCTTCCGTTGCTGACCCAAAGGATAAATTGGCAGTCGGCGAAAATTGGCAACCGGATTTGGACAATGAATAAGTGGGAACCTATTTAATACGCTGATATAATTGATGATGTCAATACAATATTTTTGAAGCCCATAAATAGGTATCTTCCGTGCCTCATTCAAGCATCCAATTGGAATTTAATCTAGTGGATCCACCAAGGAGCTCTCAAGAATAGAGAGTTGTAGATCAATGAGTGAGGTATTCTCTATGTGGAAAGAGAGTTGAGTGGTGGTGGAGAGGGTATTCCTTTTTGAGTGTGTTAAACTCGGGGATTTCGTGATATTCGATTGCTTATTGTATCTCATCTACTATAGTGGTATTGTTGTGCTCCTCTTGGGTCTTGTTTTATCAGTTCCTTATTTCTCACTTTTATTCTCATTGATTTACAATGAATATTCTGTGGATTTCAAGGGTCCCAATAAGTGATCTACATCTCTATTCCTAAGAAATGTGCGAAGCATGAAAGAGACCTATTACAGACTTCAAAATACTCTACTGACGTAATCAATTACATTAGCGTATTAATTAGGCTCCTACTGTTCTTTGCCAAAGTCGGTTGCCATTTTTGGCCCCCGACATTTCTCCGTTGGGGCTGGCAATGGAAGGCTGTCTTCCTTGCCTTTTTTCTTTgtctatttctttttatttttctctttcttctcgtTAGCCAATCACATGGGGATAACTTTTCCCAACAATTACAGCTTGGAACTTCCTCGGGCTTTGGCCAATGCTATCAGGAGATGAGGAGCAGAATTTCAAGAACTTAGGATTttctatcattttagatagaCAGGAACAAATTCAATATGAGGAAGGAAATATCTTAGGAATTAGATTTTTAGTATTGGCACTCCCAATAAGATGCAGAGATCTGCCAAAAGAAAACTCATGGATGTGTGGTAGTTGCGCATAATGCAAAATGCATGGTTAAGCCGTTAAGGCGACAAACTTGAAGAGGAGAAGGAGGTGCAAAACCTCTTTTAGGGTGACTGTGCCATGAAAGTTGTCGGTAGTGAGCTGAAATGGTGCTTCCAGATCGGGAAACTAACGGCAAGTAAGGTGTAATAGTGTAATTAGAATGAAGTTGTAATACTTATGTAAAACATTCTGTGCCCTTAACAGGAGAACAAATAAGCTAGTAATCTAGAAACATTTCAGAGTGTAATGAGGCCTTAAGTAGAACTATTGCTCAGTAACTTGGTTTGTGCTTGACTGCATGTGACCAGGAATAAGCTTGAATATGTTGAACTGCATCATAGGTTAAAACCAGTTTCGGTGTGCTTAGAATTTACTCTCTCTTTTCCATTTTATGTAACACTCTTTCCTTTTAGTttgttcaaaaaagaatgacactTTTCTATGTTTAGGAACGATTTAACTTCTAAACTTTTCATATTATACTTAAAGACATGATATAGGCAAACAAATGTTATGGCATGTTTGATGCTAAAGTTcccaaagttttttttttcctttctaaacTTTCGTGCCCAATCAAACAAGTTACTAAATGAGGGATGATTAGTTATGTCTTAATGAAATTTTTAACTTTGTTTGGAAAGGTTACAAATTCCGCCTTGGCAAAACTCCATATATGATGTGTGGTATAAGTTTTCTTATACGATGGCTCTCTCTAGCTTGCATATACAAAATACTCTCTTTCTTTATGTGACATAGTGTGAATGGGTACAAGTAGTACAAGGTAAGATTCCATTGTATCTTCTTTTGGTAAAAGTAGAAAAAATATCAACTTAATAATTG
The nucleotide sequence above comes from Nicotiana tabacum cultivar K326 chromosome 12, ASM71507v2, whole genome shotgun sequence. Encoded proteins:
- the LOC107804776 gene encoding uncharacterized protein LOC107804776, which encodes MNLLSQAPAGALSATHRCSLKFTHPIPPLFSNRRPTKLSTTNPIHGPKDRPKPLTLANAESSSGAGAPRQTNTATTSTSGSNNGSTSFGSDDGITFVGQDTVPLEGVIQFEKPNSSSFSDKLNKWGWVALLAGGDVAALLFFSAIGRFSHGFPVFDPDTLRTSDPFIAGWFLSAYFLGGYGEDGRGKNDFFKAFIAATKSWSLGIPVGLAIRAASVGHIPPVNFIIVTMGSTAVLLIGWRTLLFSILPKDQPKKNDVYKSGSPFELFELLTSLVRRW